A genomic region of Elaeis guineensis isolate ETL-2024a chromosome 9, EG11, whole genome shotgun sequence contains the following coding sequences:
- the LOC105051058 gene encoding GEM-like protein 5: MENTKEGFQQPGNGEEVKWGTKHMGPPAAPSAHPQNQQAAFWTPRPGDDHCPPYVLQEPVQKPSSSPMESILDFFNTWTKKAETMASNVWESLKTAPNKTEAAWGKLSLTAKALTEGGFESLYKQTFHTEPSERLKKTFACYLSTTTGPVAGTLYLSNVKVAFCSDRPLSFTAPSGQQAWSYYKVVIPLALIATVNPVTMAENPPAKYIHMVTVDGHDFWFMGFVNYDKASVHVLDAVAEFAAAQRGAQHGVSQMIS, translated from the exons ATGGAGAATACCAAGGAAGGTTTTCAGCAGCCTGGCAACGGGGAGGAGGTGAAGTGGGGGACGAAACACATGGGGCCACCGGCGGCGCCGTCGGCGCACCCCCAGAACCAGCAGGCAGCCTTCTGGACGCCGCGGCCGGGCGACGACCACTGCCCGCCTTACGTGCTCCAAGAGCCGGTTCAGAAGCCGAGCTCCAGCCCCATGGAGAGCATCCTGGACTTCTTCAATACATGGACCAAAAAGGCCGAGACCATGGCCTCTAACGTCTGGGAAAGTT TGAAGACTGCACCTAACAAAACAGAGGCAGCATGGGGCAAGCTGAGCTTAACTGCAAAGGCTCTCACTGAGGGAGGTTTTGAGTCCCTTTACAAGCAGACCTTCCACACCGAACCCAGCGAGAGGCTCAAGAAGACGTTTGCTTGCTacctctccaccaccaccggtCCGGTGGCCGGAACCCTCTACCTCTCCAATGTCAAAGTGGCCTTCTGCAGCGACCGCCCTCTCTCCTTCACTGCCCCCTCAGGACAGCAGGCCTGGAGCTACTATAAG GTTGTGATCCCTCTAGCGTTGATTGCAACGGTTAATCCTGTGACAATGGCAGAGAATCCACCAGCTAAGTACATCCACATGGTCACGGTGGATGGGCATGACTTCTGGTTCATGGGCTTCGTCAACTACGACAAGGCATCCGTGCATGTCCTGGATGCAGTCGCAGAATTCGCAGCGGCTCAGCGTGGGGCTCAGCATGGTGTTAGCCAAATGATCAGTTAA
- the LOC105051056 gene encoding protein CURLY FLAG LEAF 1 — translation MTAPNIEMIAASLRNCSLGRGNRGAASSSSSSTPPSPQPPRRLVEEAEEEEEEEEEEEEEEEGLGVTVELNSELPLPYQWEQCLDMRTGEVYYVNWENGTRTTQDPRTSSTAYLTSYCSEEEEEEEENDSSDEDGTSGDCGDGKDHGGEPSYSSGAYSGLSSISSSSPGEIATSSDEPYGGGRGGGQILVAAGCKACFMYFMVPKRIEDCPKCGGLLLHLGRNGCI, via the exons ATGACGGCGCCCAACATAGAGATGATAGCAGCGTCGCTGAGGAACTGCTCCCTCggaagaggaaacaggggagcggcgtcgtcgtcgtcgtcgtcgaCCCCACCGTCTCCGCAGCCGCCACGGCGCCTGGTAGAGGAggccgaggaggaggaggaggaggaggaggaggaggaggaggaggaggaggggctgGGGGTGACGGTGGAGCTGAACTCGGAGTTGCCCCTCCCGTACCAGTGGGAGCAGTGTCTCGACATGCGG ACGGGGGAAGTGTACTACGTCAACTGGGAGAACGGCACCAGGACAACCCAGGACCCCCGGACCTCCTCCACGGCCTACCTAACGAGTTACTGctcggaggaagaagaagaagaagaagaaaacgaCTCCTCCGACGAGGACGGCACCTCCGGCGACTGCGGCGACGGCAAGGATCACGGCGGCGAGCCCAGCTACTCCTCCGGCGCCTACTCGGGTCTCTCCTCCATTTCCTCCTCTTCCCCGGGAGAGATTGCCACCAGCTCCGACGAACCCTACGGCGGCGGCCGCGGTGGCGGCCAGATCCTCGTTGCCGCCGGCTGTAAGGCCTGCTTCATGTACTTCATGGTCCCCAAGCGCATTGAGGACTGCCCCAAATGCGGCggcctcctcctccacctcggcCGCaatggttgcatctaa